A genomic region of candidate division TA06 bacterium contains the following coding sequences:
- a CDS encoding N-glycosylase/DNA lyase codes for MSCSRSSRGSRVQKLTSKERRIEEVVAAYERRRRLIRSRLAEFRAKYTWPQEELFAELCFCLFTPQSKAETCDSAVKALKASDLLLKGSEKAVSSKMRGVRFKNQKARFLIGARYKLLSGSRKLDEIVSGSENNSDLREWFVKNVKGLGYKEASHFLRNVGLGKDLAILDRHVLKNLVSYGVIEEIPRSLTRKRYLQIEEKMLGFSQKVGIPMEELDLVFWSMQTGRVFK; via the coding sequence ATGAGTTGTTCAAGAAGTTCAAGAGGTTCAAGGGTTCAAAAGTTGACGAGTAAAGAGAGACGGATAGAGGAAGTTGTTGCTGCATATGAGAGGCGGAGGAGACTGATACGTTCGAGGCTCGCGGAGTTCAGGGCTAAGTACACCTGGCCTCAGGAAGAACTATTTGCTGAGCTCTGTTTTTGCCTCTTCACGCCCCAGTCCAAGGCGGAGACCTGTGACTCTGCTGTTAAAGCTCTTAAAGCGTCGGACCTTCTTCTTAAGGGCAGTGAGAAGGCTGTTTCCTCAAAGATGCGAGGGGTCCGATTCAAGAACCAGAAGGCCAGATTTCTCATTGGAGCGAGATACAAGCTTCTGAGTGGTTCCAGAAAACTAGATGAGATCGTGTCTGGCTCTGAGAATAACAGCGACCTAAGAGAATGGTTTGTGAAGAATGTGAAGGGCCTGGGGTATAAAGAAGCGAGCCATTTTCTCCGGAATGTGGGCCTGGGCAAAGATCTGGCTATACTCGATAGGCATGTGCTTAAGAATCTCGTCTCATACGGAGTCATTGAAGAAATCCCCAGGTCGCTCACCAGGAAGAGATACTTGCAGATAGAAGAAAAGATGCTCGGTTTCTCACAGAAGGTTGGAATACCCATGGAAGAGCTTGACCTCGTATTCTGGTCTATGCAGACAGGGAGAGTGTTTAAGTAA
- a CDS encoding T9SS type A sorting domain-containing protein, whose product MIRNLSVYILLAVSMALCSYASAVALSFSVSFDRSDLRFSRLGSYDIVELKGCDLLAEPGHPLLPQKLLRVAIPGDSRVKSLRVTSVQVEAIEGKYFIFPAQPDVPISASGRPEWVGPDEKIYQSRNLFPEAVMEAESQGSFSGHLIAGFTVHPIRYRPEERKLFLCTRIEFEVELEHARSGLRVKVRSPASERLISDAVKSLVINAEAVRDRVAQGSHSLDILEVEYLIITSASHADRFQQVADWKTKKGVPAKVVTTEWIYDNFSGTDNAEKVRNCISEHYANKGLIWVLLGGDVDVVPYRGCYGKVGGSTDNNMPCDLYFSDLDGDFNFDGDGIYGEVPDSVDLYPDVFVGRVPVSSAAECSIVVRKTLIYEGVLDGTPIPSDYQLKMLYLAEWLDGSTDAGLGKNIIDNAYVPPRYDPISKLYESSGNLNRQAAVDSMNTGYAIVNHSGHSNYGVMSVGPNSLRREDMYGLTNDTRFTVLYSIGCIAAGFENNDCIAEKFVLAPGGGGFFVGNSRYGWYSPGNPGGGASEKYDQMFFSCLYDGTNARMGMAEAVSKTYYIAWSRNYNAYRWIQFCLNLLGEPESFVWTDTPGELSPIYASAIGDNATQFDVAVNSDGEPVESALVCLMKGDEVYVRDVTDSNGKVTFVLPPITVGTMYVTITAHNHLPHEGETEIMWAPDVPVLLSPPDGEISGNTMPVMAWSSTAGSGGSYTLEYSKSEDFSAEVVVISGLTDTTYCVPDTASLSDSIYFWHVEAFSSHELPSGYQDIAWRFTVDTRPPEFSNTTQWPDTIFQGPYYVETTIRDLSGLIGAYRAYRTDLDTVWRFKEMKVLGPPGVYYEHIPDQPYGVTVEYYVYAADSSDPINTGCDPLTAPDSVYSFTVLDPVGVDLTRLLVAPSALFLRASPNPARSHMELYYGLPEECDLRIEIYDSAGRLVTILAKGMFRAGSYRVRWDGRSNEGEMMPSGLYYARLSSASKRIVSKVVIVR is encoded by the coding sequence GTGATCCGAAATCTGTCTGTCTATATCCTGTTGGCTGTGAGCATGGCTCTCTGCAGCTACGCTTCTGCCGTCGCCTTGAGCTTCTCAGTTTCGTTTGACAGGAGCGATCTGCGTTTTTCCAGGCTTGGCTCGTATGACATTGTGGAGTTGAAGGGATGCGACTTGTTGGCAGAGCCTGGACATCCGCTGCTTCCTCAGAAACTTCTCAGAGTGGCGATCCCTGGAGACTCACGAGTGAAGTCCTTGAGGGTCACTTCTGTTCAGGTAGAGGCCATAGAAGGGAAGTACTTCATCTTTCCGGCTCAGCCAGACGTTCCCATTTCAGCATCCGGAAGGCCGGAGTGGGTTGGGCCGGATGAGAAGATATATCAGTCCAGGAATTTGTTTCCAGAAGCAGTGATGGAAGCGGAGAGCCAGGGGAGTTTTTCAGGCCATTTGATTGCCGGTTTCACAGTACATCCGATTCGGTACAGGCCTGAGGAGAGGAAGCTTTTCCTGTGTACCAGAATTGAGTTTGAGGTCGAACTCGAGCATGCAAGGAGCGGGCTTCGAGTTAAGGTGCGGAGCCCGGCTTCGGAGAGGCTCATAAGTGATGCGGTCAAATCGCTGGTCATCAATGCTGAAGCGGTTAGAGACCGGGTGGCCCAGGGTTCGCACTCACTGGACATCCTGGAGGTCGAATATCTCATAATTACCAGCGCTTCTCATGCAGATAGGTTTCAGCAGGTTGCCGACTGGAAGACGAAGAAGGGGGTGCCTGCCAAGGTGGTCACCACTGAGTGGATATATGACAACTTCTCCGGGACAGACAATGCTGAGAAGGTAAGAAACTGCATCAGCGAGCATTATGCGAATAAGGGTCTCATCTGGGTTCTATTGGGAGGGGATGTGGATGTGGTTCCCTACAGGGGCTGCTATGGAAAGGTAGGCGGGAGCACGGACAACAACATGCCGTGCGATCTGTACTTTTCTGATTTGGATGGGGACTTCAACTTCGATGGGGATGGGATATATGGAGAGGTTCCCGATTCAGTTGATCTGTATCCCGACGTTTTTGTGGGGAGAGTTCCTGTTTCCTCTGCGGCTGAGTGCTCCATAGTGGTGCGAAAAACGCTCATTTACGAAGGCGTGCTCGATGGGACTCCGATACCTTCTGACTATCAATTGAAGATGCTCTACCTTGCTGAGTGGCTGGACGGCTCTACTGATGCTGGGCTGGGGAAAAACATCATTGACAATGCGTATGTACCACCCCGCTATGATCCAATATCAAAGCTGTATGAGAGTTCGGGCAATCTGAACAGGCAGGCTGCTGTGGACTCGATGAATACTGGCTACGCTATTGTCAATCATTCCGGTCACAGCAACTACGGGGTGATGTCGGTGGGGCCGAATAGTCTCAGAAGGGAGGACATGTACGGGTTGACGAATGATACCCGATTTACAGTCTTATACTCCATTGGCTGCATTGCGGCTGGCTTTGAGAATAACGATTGCATAGCCGAGAAATTTGTCCTTGCCCCAGGTGGTGGTGGATTCTTTGTGGGAAACAGCAGGTATGGTTGGTACAGCCCCGGTAACCCAGGGGGTGGTGCGAGCGAGAAGTACGATCAAATGTTCTTCAGCTGCCTCTATGATGGAACCAATGCCAGAATGGGGATGGCAGAAGCTGTCTCGAAGACCTACTATATAGCCTGGTCCCGTAATTACAATGCGTATCGGTGGATTCAGTTCTGTCTGAATCTTCTTGGGGAGCCCGAGAGCTTTGTATGGACTGATACTCCGGGAGAACTCTCTCCAATCTACGCTTCTGCCATTGGTGACAATGCCACTCAGTTCGATGTGGCAGTCAACTCAGATGGTGAACCTGTTGAGTCTGCCCTCGTGTGTTTGATGAAAGGCGATGAAGTCTATGTGCGCGATGTCACCGACAGCAACGGAAAGGTGACGTTTGTTCTTCCACCCATTACAGTAGGCACCATGTATGTGACTATTACGGCGCACAACCATTTGCCACATGAAGGTGAGACTGAGATTATGTGGGCTCCTGATGTGCCAGTGCTCCTTTCGCCACCTGATGGCGAGATTTCAGGTAACACCATGCCAGTAATGGCCTGGTCTTCTACTGCTGGTTCCGGTGGGAGCTACACCCTTGAGTACTCGAAGAGCGAGGATTTTTCTGCAGAGGTTGTTGTCATCTCCGGGTTAACAGATACGACCTATTGTGTACCTGATACAGCTTCTCTTTCAGATTCCATATACTTCTGGCATGTTGAAGCGTTCAGCTCTCATGAATTACCGAGTGGATACCAGGATATTGCGTGGCGGTTTACCGTGGACACGCGTCCTCCCGAGTTCAGCAATACCACCCAGTGGCCGGACACTATATTTCAAGGTCCATACTATGTGGAGACTACTATCAGGGATCTTTCAGGACTGATTGGTGCCTATCGCGCCTACAGGACAGATTTGGATACGGTCTGGAGATTCAAGGAGATGAAGGTGCTGGGTCCTCCGGGGGTCTACTATGAGCACATTCCTGACCAGCCGTACGGTGTGACAGTAGAATACTATGTCTATGCGGCAGATAGTTCAGATCCCATAAACACCGGGTGTGATCCATTGACAGCTCCTGACAGTGTCTACTCGTTCACAGTCCTTGACCCTGTGGGAGTGGATCTGACAAGACTCCTGGTCGCGCCTTCCGCACTCTTTCTCCGCGCAAGTCCGAATCCTGCGAGGTCCCATATGGAGCTTTACTATGGGCTGCCGGAGGAGTGTGATTTAAGAATAGAAATATATGATTCTGCAGGCAGACTGGTCACGATCCTCGCGAAAGGGATGTTCAGAGCTGGATCATATCGAGTCAGGTGGGATGGAAGGAGTAATGAGGGAGAGATGATGCCGAGTGGGCTTTATTATGCAAGGCTTTCTTCCGCGTCAAAAAGGA